One part of the Fusobacterium pseudoperiodonticum genome encodes these proteins:
- a CDS encoding AAA family ATPase, whose amino-acid sequence MKKGIGLGIDDFKEIIKEDCYYFDKTKWIEELLKDRTKIKLFTRPRRFGKTLNMSTLKYFFDVKNAEENRKLFKDLYIEKSEYFKEQGQYPVIFISLKDLKKNTWEDAFFELKALLREVYEEHSYVKEKLSDIEKEEYDKILMKTEDAEYGRALRNLTKYLHTYYQKEVVLLIDEYDNPLIVANTFNYYKDSINFFRDFFSTALKTNPYLKTAVLTGIVQVAKEGIFSGLNNVITYNILKDKFETFFGLSEEEVEVALKYFEMDYQIEEVKKWYDGYKFGEKEIYNPWSILNYLSNGKLQAYWVNTSDNALIYENLSVANMDVFNSLEKLFEGKEIKKEISPFFTFEELERYNGIWQLMVYNGYLKLNQKLEDDEYLLTIPNYEIQTFFKKGFIDKYLIGSNYFNPIMRTLLEGNIDEFGRMLEEIFLINTSFHDLKAESVYHTFLLGMLIWLRDQYEVKSNGERGQGRYDILLLPLDKKKPAFVFEFKVSKTIKGLESKAEEALNQIKEKQYDVGIKESGINKIYRIGLAFKGKKVKIKYELA is encoded by the coding sequence ATGAAAAAAGGAATAGGTTTAGGAATAGATGACTTTAAAGAAATAATAAAAGAAGATTGTTACTATTTTGATAAGACAAAATGGATAGAAGAACTATTAAAAGATAGGACAAAAATAAAATTATTTACTAGACCAAGGAGATTTGGAAAAACTTTAAATATGAGTACATTAAAGTATTTTTTTGATGTAAAAAATGCTGAGGAAAATAGAAAATTATTTAAAGATTTATATATAGAAAAATCAGAATATTTTAAAGAACAAGGTCAATATCCTGTAATATTTATCTCCTTAAAAGATTTAAAGAAAAATACTTGGGAAGATGCCTTTTTTGAGTTAAAAGCACTTTTAAGAGAAGTCTATGAAGAACATAGTTATGTTAAAGAAAAGTTAAGTGATATAGAAAAAGAAGAGTATGATAAAATTCTAATGAAAACAGAAGATGCTGAATATGGAAGGGCATTAAGAAATTTAACAAAATATTTACATACATATTATCAAAAAGAAGTTGTGTTATTAATAGATGAATATGATAATCCTCTAATAGTTGCAAATACATTTAATTACTATAAAGATTCAATAAATTTCTTTAGAGATTTCTTCAGTACAGCTTTGAAAACAAATCCATATTTAAAAACAGCTGTATTAACAGGTATAGTTCAAGTAGCAAAAGAAGGAATATTCTCGGGATTAAATAATGTAATAACTTATAATATTTTAAAAGATAAGTTTGAAACATTTTTTGGATTGAGTGAGGAAGAAGTGGAAGTAGCCTTAAAATATTTTGAAATGGACTATCAAATAGAAGAAGTTAAAAAATGGTATGACGGCTATAAGTTTGGAGAAAAAGAAATATACAATCCATGGTCTATACTAAATTACTTATCAAATGGTAAATTACAAGCTTATTGGGTAAATACATCAGACAATGCTCTAATCTATGAGAATTTAAGTGTTGCTAATATGGATGTATTTAACTCTTTAGAAAAACTATTTGAAGGTAAAGAGATAAAAAAAGAAATAAGCCCATTTTTTACTTTTGAAGAATTGGAAAGATATAATGGAATATGGCAATTAATGGTCTATAATGGCTATCTAAAATTGAATCAAAAATTGGAAGATGATGAGTATCTATTGACTATACCAAACTATGAGATACAAACATTTTTTAAAAAGGGATTTATAGACAAATATCTAATTGGTTCTAATTATTTCAATCCTATAATGAGAACTTTATTGGAAGGAAATATAGATGAATTTGGAAGAATGTTAGAAGAAATATTTTTAATAAACACAAGTTTCCATGATTTAAAAGCTGAAAGTGTATATCATACTTTTTTATTGGGAATGTTAATCTGGTTAAGAGATCAGTATGAAGTAAAATCAAATGGAGAAAGAGGACAAGGCAGATATGATATCTTACTTTTACCACTTGATAAGAAAAAGCCAGCTTTTGTATTTGAATTTAAAGTATCAAAGACAATAAAAGGGCTAGAAAGTAAAGCAGAAGAAGCCTTAAATCAAATAAAAGAGAAACAATATGATGTAGGTATTAAAGAGTCAGGAATAAATAAAATCTATAGAATAGGACTAGCATTTAAGGGTAAAAAAGTAAAAATTAAATATGAACTGGCTTAA
- a CDS encoding dTDP-glucose 4,6-dehydratase, which produces MKKLVLDLLSDKSEKTYLVTGVAGFIGANFLKYILKKYEDINVIVVDALTYAGNLGTIKEELKDSRVKFEKVDIRDRKEIERIFSENKVDYVVNFAAESHVDRSIENPQIFLETNILGTQNLLDNAKKAWTISKDENGYPVYREGIKYLQVSTDEVYGSLLKDYDEAIDLVIDDEDVKKVVKNRKNLKTYGNKFFTENSPVDPRSPYSASKTGADHIVIAYGETYKLPINITRCSNNYGPYHFPEKLIPLIIKNILEGKKLPVYGKGDNVRDWLYVEDHCKGIDLVLRNAKVGEIYNIGGFNEEKNINIVKLVIDILKEEITNNDEYKKVLKTDISNISYDLITYVQDRLGHDMRYAIDPSKIAKDLGWYPETDFETGIRKTVKWYLENQEWVNEVASGDYQKYYEEMYGNK; this is translated from the coding sequence ATAAAAAAATTAGTATTAGATTTATTATCAGATAAAAGTGAGAAAACATATCTAGTAACAGGGGTAGCAGGCTTCATAGGAGCAAATTTTTTAAAGTATATCTTAAAGAAATATGAAGATATAAATGTTATCGTTGTAGATGCATTAACTTATGCTGGAAATTTGGGAACAATAAAAGAAGAATTAAAAGACAGTAGAGTTAAATTTGAAAAAGTAGATATTAGAGATAGAAAAGAAATTGAAAGAATATTCTCTGAAAATAAAGTAGATTATGTTGTTAACTTTGCAGCAGAATCACATGTAGATAGATCTATAGAAAATCCACAAATATTCTTAGAAACAAATATATTAGGAACTCAAAATCTATTAGACAATGCTAAAAAAGCTTGGACTATATCAAAAGATGAAAATGGATATCCAGTATATAGAGAAGGGATAAAATATTTACAAGTTTCTACTGATGAAGTATATGGAAGCTTATTAAAAGATTATGATGAAGCGATAGATCTTGTGATAGATGATGAAGATGTAAAGAAAGTTGTAAAAAATAGAAAGAATCTTAAAACTTATGGAAATAAATTCTTTACAGAAAATAGTCCAGTAGATCCAAGAAGCCCTTATTCAGCTTCAAAAACAGGAGCAGACCATATTGTTATAGCTTATGGAGAGACATATAAGTTACCAATAAATATAACAAGATGTTCAAACAACTATGGACCTTACCATTTCCCTGAAAAATTAATACCTTTAATAATAAAAAATATTTTAGAAGGTAAAAAGCTTCCAGTATATGGAAAAGGAGATAATGTAAGAGACTGGCTGTATGTTGAAGACCATTGTAAAGGAATAGACTTAGTATTAAGAAATGCTAAAGTTGGAGAAATATATAATATAGGTGGTTTCAATGAAGAAAAAAATATAAATATAGTTAAATTAGTAATAGACATATTAAAAGAAGAAATTACTAATAATGATGAATATAAAAAAGTTTTAAAAACAGACATATCAAATATCAGCTATGACTTAATAACTTATGTACAAGATAGATTAGGACATGATATGAGATATGCAATAGATCCATCTAAGATAGCAAAAGATTTAGGTTGGTATCCAGAAACAGATTTTGAAACAGGAATAAGAAAGACTGTTAAATGGTATTTAGAAAATCAAGAATGGGTTAATGAAGTAGCTTCAGGAGACTATCAAAAATACTATGAAGAAATGTATGGAAATAAATAG
- a CDS encoding B12-binding domain-containing radical SAM protein: MKKFILLNSPIFEEGSNENEEYLPPLGLGYIATYLGKEKIDVEIIDCVKERISKEEVIKFINNSSFHYISANIFTPNYEIVKKIIESITIECEIFIGGQVVKSIFQDILKWNVKNKMNIIIGEGELIIPQLVLGKCEQEPEIMENNKFVYRVNKDSKYYPKDISKIFLNRDYLKEEVIINHYSEKEVSIITSRGCIYDCAFCGGASSLNKDSNPRIRTKESIIQEIKEIVSRYPDVKSIRILDDLFLRNKESIDTVKEIFSNFPELSWRGMAHVNILKNSFSKIEDLKKSRCKELFIGIESGSNKIRKKIKKKGTIKDILEVSSKILEVGIDLKGYFIYGFSEETEEDFKMTFELAKGIKEISLKTLGKFRTSVFQFRPYHGTQLYDEIIKIRGSIPECKINNSLNSNKEEEGRTQFNLTSGNYSKVSDEKLEEYILKTQKLTKE, encoded by the coding sequence ATGAAAAAATTTATTTTGTTAAATTCTCCAATTTTTGAAGAAGGTTCAAATGAAAATGAAGAGTATTTACCACCACTAGGTTTAGGGTACATAGCAACATATTTAGGAAAAGAAAAAATAGACGTTGAGATTATAGATTGTGTAAAAGAAAGAATATCAAAAGAAGAAGTTATTAAATTCATTAATAACTCTTCTTTTCATTATATAAGTGCCAATATTTTTACTCCAAATTATGAAATAGTTAAAAAAATTATTGAAAGTATTACTATAGAATGTGAGATTTTTATAGGAGGTCAAGTTGTAAAAAGTATTTTTCAAGATATTCTAAAATGGAATGTAAAAAATAAAATGAATATAATTATTGGTGAGGGAGAATTAATAATACCACAGCTTGTTTTAGGAAAATGTGAACAAGAACCTGAAATAATGGAGAATAATAAATTTGTATACAGAGTAAATAAAGACTCTAAGTATTATCCAAAAGATATTTCAAAAATTTTTTTAAACAGAGATTATTTAAAGGAAGAAGTTATTATTAATCATTACAGTGAAAAAGAGGTATCAATTATCACTTCAAGGGGCTGTATTTATGATTGTGCGTTTTGTGGGGGTGCTAGTAGTTTAAATAAAGATTCAAATCCAAGAATTCGTACTAAAGAAAGTATAATACAAGAAATTAAAGAAATTGTTTCAAGATATCCAGATGTAAAAAGTATAAGAATTCTAGATGACTTATTTTTAAGAAATAAAGAAAGTATAGACACAGTTAAAGAAATATTTTCAAATTTTCCAGAACTGAGTTGGAGAGGGATGGCACATGTAAATATATTAAAAAACTCATTTTCTAAAATAGAGGATTTAAAGAAATCTAGATGTAAAGAATTATTTATTGGAATAGAATCGGGATCAAATAAAATTAGAAAAAAAATAAAAAAAAAGGGAACTATAAAAGATATTTTAGAAGTATCCTCGAAAATCTTAGAGGTTGGGATTGATTTAAAAGGATATTTTATTTATGGATTCTCAGAAGAAACAGAAGAAGATTTTAAAATGACATTTGAATTAGCCAAAGGAATAAAAGAGATTTCTTTAAAAACTTTAGGTAAATTTAGAACAAGTGTATTTCAATTTAGACCTTACCATGGTACACAATTGTATGATGAAATAATAAAAATAAGAGGAAGTATTCCAGAATGTAAAATTAATAATTCATTAAATTCTAATAAAGAAGAGGAAGGAAGAACACAGTTTAATTTAACATCAGGTAATTATAGTAAAGTTTCTGATGAGAAATTAGAAGAATATATTTTAAAAACTCAAAAGCTTACAAAGGAATAA
- the tmk gene encoding dTMP kinase produces the protein MKKNTTKGFFVAIDGPNGVGKTTLLEEIEKIIKSKNIQLYKTKEPTNSILGNFIREISEEINGDTLACLVSADRYEHLKNEIIPELEKGKIVITDRYVLSSLILQVIDGVKENFILNLNSQIIKPDLQLAIFADEKVIQERLDQRETLTRFEKNNQSKKEINNMKKGIEKLRKLNIEVLCINNNNDLEYNANKIADYIIENWRKK, from the coding sequence TTGAAAAAAAATACTACAAAAGGCTTTTTTGTAGCAATAGATGGACCTAATGGAGTCGGAAAAACAACTCTTTTAGAAGAAATAGAAAAAATTATAAAAAGTAAAAATATACAACTATATAAGACCAAAGAACCGACTAATAGTATTTTAGGAAACTTTATAAGAGAGATTTCTGAAGAGATCAATGGAGATACTTTAGCTTGTCTAGTTTCAGCTGATAGGTATGAGCATTTAAAAAATGAAATTATACCAGAATTAGAGAAAGGTAAAATTGTAATAACAGATAGATATGTTTTATCATCTTTAATCTTACAAGTGATAGATGGAGTTAAGGAGAATTTTATACTTAATTTAAATTCACAAATTATAAAACCAGATTTACAATTAGCTATTTTTGCTGATGAAAAAGTTATTCAGGAAAGATTAGATCAACGAGAAACATTAACAAGATTTGAAAAAAATAATCAATCAAAAAAAGAAATTAATAATATGAAAAAAGGAATAGAAAAATTAAGAAAATTAAATATAGAAGTTTTGTGTATAAATAATAATAATGACTTAGAATACAATGCAAATAAAATAGCAGATTATATAATAGAAAATTGGAGGAAAAAATGA
- a CDS encoding MAE_28990/MAE_18760 family HEPN-like nuclease produces the protein MNLEIYENRKNEVEYFLKILEIYEIKMMEGDEEFLNLHNNLGVTFIEYLKIMKSSCILIIYNFIESTISSLMRYIYEEFNKEKLNFEKTCIEIRKLYLERLAGDSFNKTANHQTYLKLIEEISRKIIEKDIIELDEKTFSISGNIDGEYIAQISKKLGLKFHTKSKAIYKDNDFYIGKIKDARNKLAHGEESFIEKGQMYSTSDLRRYFLETCTIFEDLQKEFINYVKDKKYLK, from the coding sequence ATGAATTTAGAAATCTATGAAAATAGGAAAAATGAAGTAGAATATTTTCTAAAAATTTTAGAGATTTATGAAATAAAAATGATGGAAGGGGATGAAGAATTTTTAAATTTACATAATAATTTAGGTGTAACATTTATTGAGTATTTAAAGATTATGAAATCATCATGTATTTTAATTATATATAATTTTATTGAGTCAACTATTAGCAGTTTAATGAGATATATTTATGAAGAATTTAATAAAGAAAAGCTTAATTTTGAAAAAACTTGTATTGAGATTAGGAAGTTATATTTAGAAAGATTAGCAGGTGATTCTTTTAATAAGACAGCTAACCATCAAACTTATTTAAAATTAATTGAAGAAATTTCTAGAAAAATTATTGAAAAAGATATCATAGAGTTAGATGAAAAAACATTTAGCATATCTGGTAATATAGATGGAGAATATATTGCACAAATTTCTAAAAAGTTAGGTTTAAAATTTCATACAAAATCTAAAGCGATTTACAAAGATAATGATTTTTATATTGGTAAGATAAAAGATGCACGAAATAAACTAGCTCATGGAGAGGAGAGTTTTATAGAAAAAGGACAAATGTATTCTACTAGTGATTTAAGAAGATATTTTTTAGAAACTTGTACTATATTTGAAGATTTACAAAAAGAATTTATAAATTATGTTAAAGATAAAAAGTATCTAAAATGA
- a CDS encoding DUF262 domain-containing protein produces MFDQEKIINNIESLRKEVKYSTIDFPIESIVSNLKKGRFFIPDYQREYIWNNEKKSKFVESILMGLPIPFLFLYREKKKGYLEIVDGAQRIQSLEEYCDNKLNLIDLDKLVSLNGSKFEDLPQKYQETFLTTALRMIILDEETTIDSRREIFKRLNTTSEKLKSSEIRKGSLEGTFSNFISECAKEPIFIEMCKVTENKTKRREEEELISRFFAYSEDLKNYNGKVSEFIYNYVETKNKSNFNREKMHNEFINVFNFLKLNNVSIPKKNKKSISRARFEAISIGTNLALKKMPSLRNKKLDLGELESNEFEEITSSDGANNRSKLEGRIYYVKDLILSKGEK; encoded by the coding sequence ATGTTTGATCAAGAAAAAATTATTAATAATATTGAATCTTTAAGAAAAGAAGTTAAATATTCTACAATAGATTTTCCAATAGAATCTATAGTTTCTAATTTAAAAAAAGGAAGATTTTTTATTCCAGACTATCAGAGAGAATATATTTGGAATAATGAAAAAAAATCAAAATTTGTTGAATCTATTTTAATGGGGCTTCCCATTCCTTTTTTATTTTTATATAGAGAAAAAAAGAAAGGATATTTAGAAATTGTTGATGGAGCTCAAAGAATACAGTCTTTGGAAGAGTATTGTGATAATAAGTTAAACTTAATTGATTTAGATAAATTAGTTTCATTAAATGGAAGTAAATTTGAAGATTTACCCCAAAAATATCAAGAAACATTTCTTACAACAGCTTTAAGGATGATAATTCTTGATGAAGAAACAACAATAGATAGCAGAAGGGAAATATTTAAAAGGCTAAATACAACTTCAGAAAAATTAAAATCTTCTGAAATTAGAAAAGGAAGTTTAGAAGGGACTTTTTCAAACTTTATTTCTGAATGTGCAAAAGAACCTATTTTTATTGAAATGTGTAAAGTTACTGAAAATAAAACTAAAAGAAGAGAGGAAGAAGAATTAATTTCAAGATTTTTTGCTTATTCAGAAGATTTGAAAAATTATAATGGGAAGGTAAGTGAGTTTATTTATAATTATGTAGAAACCAAAAATAAAAGTAATTTTAATAGAGAGAAAATGCATAATGAATTTATTAATGTATTTAATTTTTTAAAATTGAATAATGTAAGTATTCCTAAAAAAAATAAAAAAAGTATATCAAGAGCTAGATTTGAAGCAATATCAATAGGAACGAACTTAGCATTAAAAAAGATGCCAAGTTTAAGAAATAAAAAACTTGATCTAGGTGAATTAGAATCAAATGAGTTTGAAGAAATTACTTCATCAGATGGAGCTAACAACAGAAGTAAATTAGAAGGAAGAATATATTATGTTAAAGATTTGATTCTTTCAAAAGGTGAGAAGTAA
- a CDS encoding DNA cytosine methyltransferase, producing the protein MKVIYEGAKFLDFIDDLKKINIPEVEIHLVEDFVYYNLPGNYIFIYSFHAVPTRNGFGTKAIKKIIELADKYKIILFLFPYGTSNKFFNKFNFIEASNKYEGYFEPLKLFKFYDGYENELDKFLENKKLSMRILNFLKRQFSKLKKQIIAVDVFCGVGGLTYGLEKSKIKVVAGIDLDESCKFAYEKNNNAEFIHKSITEITGNDINPFFQNADIKVLVGCAPCQPFSKYQKSKKKHKDWGLLYEFLRLIKEVNPDIVSMENVPNLEKETIFNDFLEELKKEGYFITYKIQNSAEYGVPQKRNRLLLLASKFGMIDFIQKEYKKITLKEAIGKLPIISAGIKINSEDYIHISSRLTAINLMRIKNSKPGGTWEDWPEELLPNCYKKESGKTYKSVYGRMEWDKPSPTLTTQFYNYGTGRYGHPVQNRAISLREGAIIQSFPENYIFTETPKFKFTDIARQIGNAVPPKLAEFIGESILQHLIKIGEIDV; encoded by the coding sequence ATGAAAGTAATATATGAAGGAGCTAAATTTTTAGATTTTATAGATGATTTAAAAAAAATAAATATACCAGAAGTAGAGATACATTTAGTTGAGGATTTTGTTTATTATAATTTGCCAGGAAATTATATTTTTATTTATAGTTTCCATGCAGTACCTACAAGAAATGGCTTTGGAACTAAAGCGATAAAAAAAATTATAGAGTTAGCAGATAAATATAAAATTATATTATTTTTATTTCCCTATGGAACAAGTAATAAATTTTTTAATAAATTTAATTTTATAGAAGCTTCAAATAAATATGAAGGATATTTTGAACCTTTAAAATTATTTAAATTTTATGATGGTTATGAAAATGAGCTTGATAAATTTTTAGAAAATAAAAAATTATCAATGAGAATTCTTAATTTTTTAAAAAGACAATTTTCTAAATTAAAAAAACAAATTATTGCTGTAGATGTTTTTTGTGGGGTTGGTGGATTAACATATGGACTTGAAAAATCCAAAATTAAGGTTGTAGCAGGAATAGATTTAGATGAAAGCTGTAAATTTGCTTACGAAAAAAATAATAATGCAGAATTTATTCATAAAAGCATAACTGAGATTACAGGAAATGATATCAATCCTTTTTTCCAAAATGCAGATATAAAAGTATTAGTTGGTTGTGCTCCTTGTCAACCATTCTCAAAATATCAAAAAAGTAAGAAAAAACATAAAGATTGGGGACTTTTATATGAATTTTTAAGGCTCATTAAAGAAGTAAATCCTGATATAGTATCAATGGAAAATGTTCCTAATTTAGAAAAAGAAACAATTTTTAATGATTTTTTGGAAGAGTTAAAAAAGGAAGGTTATTTTATAACTTATAAGATTCAAAATTCAGCAGAATATGGAGTTCCACAAAAAAGAAATCGATTATTATTACTAGCTTCAAAATTTGGAATGATTGATTTTATTCAAAAAGAATATAAAAAAATAACTTTAAAAGAGGCGATAGGAAAACTTCCTATAATATCAGCAGGAATAAAAATTAATTCAGAAGACTATATACATATTTCATCAAGATTGACAGCCATAAATTTAATGCGTATAAAAAATTCTAAGCCTGGTGGAACTTGGGAGGATTGGCCTGAAGAATTACTACCAAATTGTTATAAAAAAGAGTCTGGAAAAACTTATAAATCAGTTTATGGAAGAATGGAGTGGGATAAACCCTCTCCAACATTAACAACTCAATTTTATAATTATGGTACAGGTAGATATGGACATCCTGTCCAAAATAGAGCAATATCTTTAAGAGAGGGAGCTATAATTCAATCTTTTCCTGAAAATTATATTTTTACAGAAACTCCTAAATTTAAATTTACGGATATTGCTAGACAAATTGGAAATGCAGTTCCCCCAAAATTAGCTGAATTTATAGGGGAGAGTATATTACAACATTTAATAAAAATAGGAGAGATAGATGTTTGA